Part of the Zingiber officinale cultivar Zhangliang chromosome 6A, Zo_v1.1, whole genome shotgun sequence genome, CAAAATACTTCTGCACTTGACATAATATAATTTAcattatttcaaaaaattctaaaCTCTTTTCCTGAAGACTTTAAGAGTTTTTGGTGAATATTTAAATATACATATTTAATACTTTGTTAAGAAGTAAATTGTATTGAAATTGGAAATGACTGTTATTGTTGAGATTTTAGTTATGAATGGCTTGCAAGAAACACTTggctttagataaatttttttttgccaGCTATATATATCTTTTTGCAGAAACTACATTTTTTACTTAACATCTATAAAACTGAATGGAGAAAAAGTACTGCTATAGTTACAAAGTGCCTGTTGTTTTGTTAATGTAGCATACATTTATAAACTTGTAATTTTCTTAAATCTCATTTCCCTAATGTGGCATTGAAGTATGATGGTGATTGACAACTTCATATCTCTGTGGACTTTCATATCTAGGATGGTCATACGGAGTCTTATGTCTGAATTTTATCTGTGCAGGTTAAAGTTGTGAAATGCATCATGCAGAATATTGTTGTAGATATCTCATTCAATCAAATTGGTGGGCTTTGTACACTTTGCTTTCTCGAGAAGGTACATTTGAAAAGCTTGTTGGTGCAACTTCAAATATGATTTGATCCtttatatttttcctttttgttggtgcaacttCAAATATGATTTGATCCTTCATATTTTTCCCTTCCAAGGCGCGCTAGAATTCTTGTATATATTACATATTCATTCACTTGAAGAAATAATACATTATTCTCACCATGCAATTTAAAACTCAGCACTGTCTTGTAGATAAATGAAAAAATTGGAAAGGATCATCTATTCAAACGTAGTATAATATTGATCAAGGCTTGGTGTTACTATGAAAGTCGCATTCTTGGTGCCCATCATGGTTTGATATCTACTTATGCATTGGAGATTTTAGTACTTCATGTTTTCCATCTGTTCCATGAGCAAATGGATGGTCCTCTAGCGGTGAGTTTccaaaaaaagatttttttttaatcctaAATATCATTTTGTTCCTTTGACTTTGTCTTGCAGTTGATTTCATAGCATTGTTCCTCTTTTAGCTTTTATGAGGGGCTGTCATTTGGCAGGTTCTCTATAGGTTTTTGGAATACTATAGTAAATTTGATTGGAGCAAAAACTGTATCACTCTACAAAGCGCCATTTCTATTTCTTCATTGCCAAAACTAGTAGGTAAAAGGAACTTCAACGTACTATTGTTGGTCAATTATTTGAATGAAACACTTTTAACTATTAGTGACCTTTTTGGCTTGTTCTTGCACAGTAGAACCATCGGAAACAAAAGGAAACTATTCGCCACTTACCGAGGAATTTATTGAAAAATGTGTAGAAATGTTTTCAGTTCCATCAAGGATGTACGAAAACAGCTGTCAAGCATTCACACAGAAGTACCTGAATATTGTCGATCCATTGAAACCAAGCAATAATCTTGGGCGCAGTGTTAGCAAAAGTTAGCAGTATTCAGTTTCATGGCAAGAATTCTAAATCAACTTGAAAATCTTTTACTAAGTTTCTTCTTTTGTCCTTGTTGATAGGTAATTTTCACCGCATACGCAGTGCTTTCACTTTTGGTGCTCGAAAACTTGGTCGGATTCTTCAATCATCTTCTGAAAACATTGTAGATGAAGTTAATTTGTTCTTTAGAAATACTTTATGTAGACATGGAAATGGGGAAAGGCCAGATGTGCAAGATGCCATTTCTAGTTCCCCAAAGAGTGGATCTGCAGATCATGTGGGAGTCAAATATAGATCATCAAACTTAAATGCTGAATATTTGAACAAGGATTCTCATTTTTCAGGTTTAACAAACCATGATTCTAGCAGAGCATTGATTGATGTGATAAATAACATAAATTGTTTTGACTTGGGTGAGGATCACATATCAAAGAAGCTAGATGACAAGCATTCTGCCAATCCAACTATTAATGTTAACAATTCTAGAAGTGGCTCCGTGGTGTTTGAGGAAGACATTATAAGTAAACATTCCACTGACGATGCTATAGATCTTCCTTCCACAAGAGCATTTGATTCAAGATCATTAGATGAAAGTTTTAAGCCATCGACATCTGGAAAAGTTTTTCATGCACCCCACTTGTTTTTCTGTTCAAATAACAATCAGGATGATAACATACTGGGCAATTCAAGTACAAGAGATAATGTTATGGTGGGCATGCCTTCAAATAAATCTACATCCCCTTGTAATGAAATGGGATATGAGGTTAAGTCAACTAATAGTGCATCCTGGCCTAGAAAATCCACCTTGGCTGCACCTTCTAGTTTTGTTCATGAATCACCA contains:
- the LOC121996291 gene encoding uncharacterized protein LOC121996291 isoform X2, coding for MGDLESWPPLADADASGGHESLYSHPQLPNPHPSVIKAENWKRAEEATREVLWYIRPTVVSEERRKAVVDYVQELLRTRMGSRVFPFGSVPLKTYLPDGDIDLTALGAPNNEDMLASELCSVLGEEHNKVAGFEVNDVQLIRAEVKVVKCIMQNIVVDISFNQIGGLCTLCFLEKINEKIGKDHLFKRSIILIKAWCYYESRILGAHHGLISTYALEILVLHVFHLFHEQMDGPLAVLYRFLEYYSKFDWSKNCITLQSAISISSLPKLVEPSETKGNYSPLTEEFIEKCVEMFSVPSRMYENSCQAFTQKYLNIVDPLKPSNNLGRSVSKSNFHRIRSAFTFGARKLGRILQSSSENIVDEVNLFFRNTLCRHGNGERPDVQDAISSSPKSGSADHVGVKYRSSNLNAEYLNKDSHFSGLTNHDSSRALIDVINNINCFDLGEDHISKKLDDKHSANPTINVNNSRSGSVVFEEDIISKHSTDDAIDLPSTRAFDSRSLDESFKPSTSGKVFHAPHLFFCSNNNQDDNILGNSSTRDNVMVGMPSNKSTSPCNEMGYEVKSTNSASWPRKSTLAAPSSFVHESPSSSWNCRDSSLGGCTNDGKLDDASSSSDNLSNLSGDFQLYCSNLLHAQEFQECFVNSCLVPVYHASSSPYQNKHSWNMQSMYAHGANGLVHMPSLPPSYYVIPPLICNDYGVKDITKTRGTGTYLPNTNSRSYRERQFSGRGWNQMQANHLHRYHRNGHGNSPYYEGSSDERNHVPPPPPLPASFFRNGHGDAIPLDQPESPGSAFMVVSPDPEGKLEFDNFGPVTMGVSSSERSSNRESANAVDRGSRSSIPASTVERPHRSLNNERLTQPYQLKDDGDFPPLAG
- the LOC121996291 gene encoding uncharacterized protein LOC121996291 isoform X1, with amino-acid sequence MGDLESWPPLADADASGGHESLYSHPQLPNPHPSVIKAENWKRAEEATREVLWYIRPTVVSEERRKAVVDYVQELLRTRMGSRVFPFGSVPLKTYLPDGDIDLTALGAPNNEDMLASELCSVLGEEHNKVAGFEVNDVQLIRAEVKVVKCIMQNIVVDISFNQIGGLCTLCFLEKINEKIGKDHLFKRSIILIKAWCYYESRILGAHHGLISTYALEILVLHVFHLFHEQMDGPLAVLYRFLEYYSKFDWSKNCITLQSAISISSLPKLVVEPSETKGNYSPLTEEFIEKCVEMFSVPSRMYENSCQAFTQKYLNIVDPLKPSNNLGRSVSKSNFHRIRSAFTFGARKLGRILQSSSENIVDEVNLFFRNTLCRHGNGERPDVQDAISSSPKSGSADHVGVKYRSSNLNAEYLNKDSHFSGLTNHDSSRALIDVINNINCFDLGEDHISKKLDDKHSANPTINVNNSRSGSVVFEEDIISKHSTDDAIDLPSTRAFDSRSLDESFKPSTSGKVFHAPHLFFCSNNNQDDNILGNSSTRDNVMVGMPSNKSTSPCNEMGYEVKSTNSASWPRKSTLAAPSSFVHESPSSSWNCRDSSLGGCTNDGKLDDASSSSDNLSNLSGDFQLYCSNLLHAQEFQECFVNSCLVPVYHASSSPYQNKHSWNMQSMYAHGANGLVHMPSLPPSYYVIPPLICNDYGVKDITKTRGTGTYLPNTNSRSYRERQFSGRGWNQMQANHLHRYHRNGHGNSPYYEGSSDERNHVPPPPPLPASFFRNGHGDAIPLDQPESPGSAFMVVSPDPEGKLEFDNFGPVTMGVSSSERSSNRESANAVDRGSRSSIPASTVERPHRSLNNERLTQPYQLKDDGDFPPLAG
- the LOC121996291 gene encoding uncharacterized protein LOC121996291 isoform X3 — encoded protein: MGDLESWPPLADADASGGHESLYSHPQLPNPHPSVIKAENWKRAEEATREVLWYIRPTVVSEERRKAVVDYVQELLRTRMGSRVFPFGSVPLKTYLPDGDIDLTALGAPNNEDMLASELCSVLGEEHNKVKVVKCIMQNIVVDISFNQIGGLCTLCFLEKINEKIGKDHLFKRSIILIKAWCYYESRILGAHHGLISTYALEILVLHVFHLFHEQMDGPLAVLYRFLEYYSKFDWSKNCITLQSAISISSLPKLVVEPSETKGNYSPLTEEFIEKCVEMFSVPSRMYENSCQAFTQKYLNIVDPLKPSNNLGRSVSKSNFHRIRSAFTFGARKLGRILQSSSENIVDEVNLFFRNTLCRHGNGERPDVQDAISSSPKSGSADHVGVKYRSSNLNAEYLNKDSHFSGLTNHDSSRALIDVINNINCFDLGEDHISKKLDDKHSANPTINVNNSRSGSVVFEEDIISKHSTDDAIDLPSTRAFDSRSLDESFKPSTSGKVFHAPHLFFCSNNNQDDNILGNSSTRDNVMVGMPSNKSTSPCNEMGYEVKSTNSASWPRKSTLAAPSSFVHESPSSSWNCRDSSLGGCTNDGKLDDASSSSDNLSNLSGDFQLYCSNLLHAQEFQECFVNSCLVPVYHASSSPYQNKHSWNMQSMYAHGANGLVHMPSLPPSYYVIPPLICNDYGVKDITKTRGTGTYLPNTNSRSYRERQFSGRGWNQMQANHLHRYHRNGHGNSPYYEGSSDERNHVPPPPPLPASFFRNGHGDAIPLDQPESPGSAFMVVSPDPEGKLEFDNFGPVTMGVSSSERSSNRESANAVDRGSRSSIPASTVERPHRSLNNERLTQPYQLKDDGDFPPLAG
- the LOC121996291 gene encoding uncharacterized protein LOC121996291 isoform X6, with protein sequence MQNIVVDISFNQIGGLCTLCFLEKINEKIGKDHLFKRSIILIKAWCYYESRILGAHHGLISTYALEILVLHVFHLFHEQMDGPLAVLYRFLEYYSKFDWSKNCITLQSAISISSLPKLVVEPSETKGNYSPLTEEFIEKCVEMFSVPSRMYENSCQAFTQKYLNIVDPLKPSNNLGRSVSKSNFHRIRSAFTFGARKLGRILQSSSENIVDEVNLFFRNTLCRHGNGERPDVQDAISSSPKSGSADHVGVKYRSSNLNAEYLNKDSHFSGLTNHDSSRALIDVINNINCFDLGEDHISKKLDDKHSANPTINVNNSRSGSVVFEEDIISKHSTDDAIDLPSTRAFDSRSLDESFKPSTSGKVFHAPHLFFCSNNNQDDNILGNSSTRDNVMVGMPSNKSTSPCNEMGYEVKSTNSASWPRKSTLAAPSSFVHESPSSSWNCRDSSLGGCTNDGKLDDASSSSDNLSNLSGDFQLYCSNLLHAQEFQECFVNSCLVPVYHASSSPYQNKHSWNMQSMYAHGANGLVHMPSLPPSYYVIPPLICNDYGVKDITKTRGTGTYLPNTNSRSYRERQFSGRGWNQMQANHLHRYHRNGHGNSPYYEGSSDERNHVPPPPPLPASFFRNGHGDAIPLDQPESPGSAFMVVSPDPEGKLEFDNFGPVTMGVSSSERSSNRESANAVDRGSRSSIPASTVERPHRSLNNERLTQPYQLKDDGDFPPLAG